In Phocoena phocoena chromosome 8, mPhoPho1.1, whole genome shotgun sequence, the following are encoded in one genomic region:
- the RCN1 gene encoding reticulocalbin-1, with protein sequence MARGGRGCHLGLALGLLLALVLAPPALRAKPTVRKERVVRPDSELGERPPEDNQSFQYDHEAFLGKEDSKTFDQLTSEESKERLGKIVDRIDSDGDGFVTTEELKTWIKRVQKRYIYDNVAKVWKDYDRDKDDKISWEEYKQATYGYYLGNPTEFHDTSDHHTFKKMLPRDERRFKAADLDGDQTATREEFTAFLHPEEFEHMKEIVVLETLEDIDKNGDGFVDQEEYIADMFSHEENGPEPDWVLSEREQFNEFRDLNKDGKLDKDEIRHWILPQDYDHAQAEARHLVYESDKNKDEKLTKEEILDNWNMFVGSQATNYGEDLTKNHDEL encoded by the exons ATGGCGCGCGGCGGCCGCGGTTGCCACCTGGGgctggccctggggctgctgctggcGCTGGTGCTGGCGCCCCCGGCGCTGCGGGCCAAGCCCACGGTGCGCAAGGAGCGCGTGGTGCGGCCCGACTCGGAGCTGGGCGAGCGGCCGCCCGAGGACAACCAGAGCTTCCAGTACGACCACGAGGCCTTCCTGGGCAAGGAGGACTCCAAGACCTTCGACCAGCTCACCTCGGAGGAGAGCAAGGAGAGGCTGGG gaAGATTGTCGATCGAATCGACAGTGATGGGGATGGCTTTGTCACCACTGAGGAGCTGAAAACCTGGATCAAACGGGTGCAGAAAAGGTACATCTACGATAATGTCGCCAAAGTCTGGAAGGATTATGATCGGGACAAAGACGATAAAATTTCCTGGGAAGAATACAAACAAGCCACCTACGGTTACTACCTAG GAAACCCCACAGAGTTTCATGATACTTCAGATCAtcacacctttaaaaaaatgctgccaCGTGACGAGAGAAGGTTCAAGGCTGCAGACCTCGATGGTGACCAGACAGCCACCCGGGAGGAGTTCACCGCCTTTCTGCACCCTGAGGAGTTTGAGCATATGAAGGAAATTGTGGTTTTG GAGACTCTGGAGGACATCGACAAGAATGGGGATGGCTTTGTAGATCAGGAGGAGTATATTG CTGATATGTTTTCCCACGAGGAGAATGGCCCTGAGCCAGACTGGGTGCTGTCAGAACGGGAGCAGTTCAATGAATTCCGAGATCTGAACAAGGACGGGAAGCTGGACAAAGATGAGATCCGCCACTGGATCCTCCCACAAGACTATGACCACGCACAGGCTGAGGCCAGGCACCTGGTGTATGAGTCGGACAAAAATAAG GATGAAAAGCTCACTAAAGAGGAGATCTTGGACAACTGGAACATGTTTGTTGGAAGTCAGGCTACTAATTATGGGGAAGATCTCACCAAAAACCATGATGAGCTTTGA